One segment of Drosophila ananassae strain 14024-0371.13 chromosome 3R, ASM1763931v2, whole genome shotgun sequence DNA contains the following:
- the LOC6497711 gene encoding outer mitochondrial transmembrane helix translocase → MESPDVTRGQIAAMVVRVCVVSAVTYYSAKWMLSSMDPNSKMRKKAKQLAEQQLKKLNSTENDSGKKFRTKDFNEHEVMIASHLVAPEDIDVSWADIAGLDGVIQELRETVVLPVRHRELFRRSQLWRAPKGVLLHGPPGCGKTLIAKAIAKDAGMRFINLDVAVLTDKWYGESQKLATAVFTLAQKLQPCIIFIDEIESFLRIRGSGDHEATAMMKTQFMLQWDGLVSNANTCVLVLGATNRPQDLDKAILRRMPAQFHIGVPRDVQRESILQLILQSEQLHNSVNLKELARLTPGFSGSDLRELCRHASMYRMRQFMRDKMGDEHRDDLGSKGDGQVNEQTLQNCEQLEIRMADLLKSLTIMKVSKFQSHNAFMEKDLELD, encoded by the coding sequence ATGGAGTCGCCCGACGTGACCCGTGGCCAGATCGCGGCCATGGTGGTGCGGGTGTGCGTGGTCAGCGCGGTCACCTACTACAGCGCCAAGTGGATGCTCAGCTCGATGGATCCCAACAGCAAGATGCGTAAGAAGGCCAAGCAGCTGGCGGAGCAGCAGCTGAAGAAGCTGAACTCTACCGAAAACGACTCCGGTAAGAAGTTCCGGACAAAAGACTTCAACGAGCACGAGGTAATGATCGCCTCGCATCTGGTGGCCCCGGAAGACATTGACGTCAGCTGGGCTGACATCGCCGGACTGGACGGGGTGATTCAGGAGCTTCGGGAGACAGTGGTGCTGCCGGTGCGCCACCGCGAGCTCTTCCGCCGCTCTCAGCTTTGGCGGGCGCCCAAGGGCGTCCTGCTCCACGGGCCGCCCGGCTGCGGCAAGACCCTGATCGCCAAGGCCATTGCCAAGGACGCTGGCATGCGGTTCATCAACCTGGACGTGGCCGTACTAACGGACAAGTGGTATGGAGAGAGCCAAAAGTTGGCCACCGCGGTCTTTACGCTAGCCCAGAAGCTCCAGCcatgtattatttttattgacgAAATAGAGTCCTTTTTACGCATCCGAGGCAGCGGTGATCACGAGGCCACGGCAATGATGAAGACCCAGTTTATGTTACAGTGGGACGGCTTGGTAAGCAATGCCAACACATGCGTCCTCGTCCTGGGAGCCACCAACCGGCCGCAGGACTTGGACAAAGCTATCCTGCGCCGCATGCCGGCGCAATTTCATATCGGGGTTCCCCGCGACGTCCAGCGTGAGTCGATCCTGCAGCTGATTTTGCAGTCCGAGCAGCTCCACAACTCAGTAAATCTAAAAGAGCTGGCTCGGCTCACACCCGGATTTTCAGGATCCGATCTGCGGGAGTTGTGCCGCCACGCCTCCATGTATCGAATGCGCCAGTTTATGCGGGACAAAATGGGGGACGAGCATCGCGACGATTTGGGTTCCAAGGGGGACGGGCAGGTAAACGAGCAGACCCTACAGAACTGCGAGCAGCTGGAGATCCGCATGGCCGACCTGCTCAAGTCTCTGACCATTATGAAGGTATCCAAGTTCCAGTCACACAATGCCTTCATGGAGAAGGACCTGGAACTCGATTAG